The following coding sequences lie in one Phycicoccus duodecadis genomic window:
- the pdxY gene encoding pyridoxal kinase PdxY, whose product MGPVTTILSIQSSVAYGHVGNSAAVFPLQRLGVEVWPVHTVHFSNHTGYGAWRGPLMPADDVREVVTGIEERDALAEVDAVLSGYQGGEQIGEVILDAVARTKAANPNAIYACDPVMGNATSGCFVHPAIPVLLRERVVPQADLITPNQFELGFLTETEPADLDSTLASVEAARALGPRTVLVTSVLRPDRPEGTIEMLAVHGDGAWIVQTPQLPMKANGSGDVTAALFTAHLLQTGDAGVALGRTVSSVFDLLQRTLDSGRRELQLVQSQDEIANPRMQFEVERIR is encoded by the coding sequence ATGGGACCCGTGACGACGATCCTGTCCATCCAGTCCTCCGTCGCGTACGGCCACGTCGGCAACTCCGCGGCGGTCTTCCCGCTCCAGCGGCTCGGCGTCGAGGTGTGGCCGGTGCACACGGTGCACTTCTCGAACCACACCGGCTACGGCGCCTGGCGCGGTCCGCTGATGCCGGCCGACGACGTCCGCGAGGTCGTCACCGGTATCGAGGAGCGTGACGCCCTGGCCGAGGTCGACGCGGTGCTCTCGGGCTACCAGGGCGGCGAGCAGATCGGTGAGGTCATCCTCGACGCGGTGGCGCGCACCAAGGCCGCCAACCCCAACGCCATCTACGCCTGCGACCCGGTGATGGGCAACGCCACCTCGGGCTGCTTCGTCCACCCCGCCATCCCGGTGCTGCTGCGCGAGCGGGTGGTCCCGCAGGCCGACCTCATCACGCCCAACCAGTTCGAGCTGGGGTTCCTCACCGAGACCGAGCCGGCCGACCTCGACTCCACCCTCGCCTCCGTCGAGGCCGCCCGCGCCCTGGGGCCCCGCACCGTCCTGGTCACGAGCGTGCTGCGCCCCGACCGCCCCGAAGGCACCATCGAGATGCTGGCCGTCCACGGCGACGGCGCCTGGATCGTGCAGACCCCGCAGCTGCCGATGAAGGCCAACGGCTCCGGTGACGTCACGGCCGCGCTGTTCACCGCGCACCTGCTGCAGACCGGTGACGCCGGTGTGGCCCTCGGCCGCACCGTCTCGAGCGTGTTCGACCTCCTGCAGCGCACCCTCGACTCCGGCCGGCGCGAGCTCCAGCTGGTGCAGAGCCAGGACGAGATCGCGAACCCGCGGATGCAGTTCGAGGTCGAGCGCATCCGCTGA